The following are encoded in a window of Deltaproteobacteria bacterium genomic DNA:
- a CDS encoding endonuclease/exonuclease/phosphatase family protein, translating into MPLPLLKIITFNVYLLCIGPFCLLREVPDIESRQAQIAVWLKEQNADIVFLQEVWQAEQFDYLKKESGYPYGIYFGPLSEMGILSRTPITGADYIPNRWQGSYAEDCKKGVVGYRYGLGVATVDVQGTEIFLANTHPIARRGDVEGFRESADRLTPERKFLLLEYRLLLKDRIATRPVLFAGDFNMNRQSAEYDFFRRLFPLNDAVAAPLAVEERKGDEPFCSYCESNRYAKRQGNPSEHVIDHIFFNGFFEPVSARIDFPKPDLSDHQPVEATLQINLNPPPTSAPTVDRLPPEEIDSLIAYFEKVSLSPYCYLSYELGWIQKQKTLHLLKELNRRTQYRQTRHHLNRWRGGLSYLSSQPQCSTPQARSSRCHISPINHR; encoded by the coding sequence ATGCCCCTCCCCCTCCTGAAAATCATCACCTTCAATGTCTATCTTTTGTGCATCGGGCCGTTCTGCCTTTTGCGCGAGGTGCCGGATATCGAATCCCGTCAGGCGCAGATCGCGGTCTGGCTGAAAGAACAAAATGCCGATATCGTTTTTTTGCAGGAGGTCTGGCAGGCGGAACAATTTGATTATCTTAAGAAAGAAAGCGGCTATCCGTATGGAATCTATTTCGGCCCTCTCTCCGAGATGGGGATTTTGAGCCGCACCCCGATCACCGGCGCCGACTATATCCCCAACCGCTGGCAGGGATCGTATGCGGAGGACTGCAAAAAGGGGGTGGTCGGCTACCGCTACGGGCTTGGGGTGGCGACAGTGGACGTGCAAGGGACGGAAATATTCCTCGCCAACACCCATCCCATCGCCCGGCGGGGGGATGTCGAGGGTTTTCGCGAGTCGGCCGACCGACTGACCCCCGAGAGAAAATTTCTCCTTCTCGAATACCGGTTGTTGCTCAAAGACCGGATCGCGACACGACCCGTTCTCTTTGCCGGCGATTTCAACATGAATCGTCAATCGGCCGAATATGATTTCTTCAGGCGCCTTTTTCCCTTAAACGACGCAGTGGCGGCGCCACTGGCGGTGGAGGAAAGAAAAGGGGATGAACCTTTCTGCAGTTATTGCGAATCAAACCGATATGCAAAAAGACAGGGAAATCCCAGCGAACATGTCATCGACCACATTTTTTTCAACGGTTTTTTTGAGCCGGTTTCGGCGCGGATTGACTTTCCAAAACCCGATCTGTCGGACCATCAGCCGGTAGAAGCGACTCTGCAAATAAACTTGAACCCTCCGCCCACTTCAGCTCCCACAGTGGATCGATTGCCTCCGGAGGAGATTGACTCCCTGATCGCCTATTTCGAAAAGGTTTCCCTCTCCCCTTACTGCTATTTGTCTTACGAACTCGGCTGGATTCAGAAACAAAAGACATTGCATCTCCTTAAAGAGCTCAATCGCCGTACACAATATCGTCAAACCAGACATCATTTAAATCGTTGGCGGGGAGGTTTGTCATATCTATCGTCACAGCCACAATGTTCGACTCCGCAGGCGAGGTCCAGTCGGTGTCATATTTCCCCGATAAACCATCGATAG
- a CDS encoding NAD-dependent epimerase/dehydratase family protein, with protein sequence MKILLTGATGFVGSHLARELVDRGHKVCALVRSPARGKFLEEMGVQLVPGSLEALDKPDVILPEVDGVIHNAGLIKALKAEEYYRVNVEGTKKLVCALKRATLKNFVFVSSISARGPNRRGQDLQGTGPVSHYGKSKLEAENFLLSCRDQFPVTIVRPPIVYGPGDPETLRLFKMFRRGFLAHFPKGIQRVSFIFVNDLARLLVAAVKDSRPGPGPYHPDDGRGGYNWDEVVEIAARVHKRPVRKINLPLWAAKACALASEAGGRIFGYAPFLTREKYKELLCPDWTCGDPRIVEKFRLDSLTDLQSGFVKAREWYEKEGWL encoded by the coding sequence ATGAAAATCTTATTAACCGGCGCCACCGGTTTTGTCGGTTCTCATCTTGCCCGGGAGCTTGTTGACCGTGGGCATAAGGTGTGTGCCCTCGTCCGTTCCCCCGCCCGGGGAAAGTTTCTCGAAGAAATGGGGGTGCAACTCGTCCCGGGCTCGCTTGAAGCGCTCGACAAACCGGATGTTATCCTCCCGGAGGTGGACGGGGTGATTCATAATGCCGGGCTCATCAAGGCGCTTAAAGCAGAGGAGTATTATCGCGTCAATGTTGAGGGGACGAAAAAACTGGTTTGCGCCTTAAAGAGGGCAACGCTCAAAAATTTTGTCTTTGTTTCCTCCATTTCGGCCCGTGGCCCGAATCGGCGTGGGCAAGACCTGCAGGGAACAGGGCCGGTGAGCCACTATGGCAAGAGCAAACTGGAGGCGGAGAATTTTTTATTGTCCTGCCGTGATCAATTTCCCGTAACGATTGTCCGCCCTCCCATCGTTTACGGCCCCGGGGATCCGGAGACGTTAAGGTTGTTTAAGATGTTTCGAAGGGGGTTTTTGGCGCATTTTCCCAAAGGGATTCAAAGGGTGAGTTTTATTTTTGTGAACGATCTGGCGCGTCTTCTGGTTGCCGCTGTCAAGGACAGCCGGCCCGGCCCCGGCCCTTATCACCCCGACGATGGAAGGGGAGGGTACAACTGGGACGAGGTGGTTGAGATTGCGGCGCGGGTCCACAAAAGGCCGGTCCGGAAAATAAATCTTCCCCTTTGGGCGGCCAAGGCCTGTGCCTTGGCCTCAGAGGCGGGGGGAAGGATTTTCGGCTACGCCCCTTTTCTCACGCGCGAAAAATACAAGGAGCTCCTTTGCCCGGACTGGACCTGCGGCGATCCGCGCATCGTCGAAAAATTCCGGCTCGATTCCCTTACCGATTTGCAAAGCGGATTTGTGAAAGCCCGGGAATGGTATGAAAAAGAAGGGTGGCTTTGA
- a CDS encoding pyridoxal phosphate-dependent aminotransferase family protein encodes MGIYPLYQPLDRNDGPTAVIEGKSVIMAGSNNYLCLTIHPEVRKASADAAMEFGTSFTGSRLLNGTHRLHGLLEGQLADFFDKEDSLVFSTGYQVNLGVISALVDENSILFMDKGDHASIYDAARLARGKVVRFDHNDEKALEEAFKQADPALGGQPGLGKIVIVDGVFSMEGNLCRLPEILSVCKKYKARLIVDDAHGVGTVGPGGRGTSHYFGLEKEVDLIIGTFSKTLASIGGFVAGDAKIIHYIKHFGRSIIYSASLPAPNVAAVICALKIMRREPERVERVIANGRTMREGLKSIGLNIGISETPIVPIIIGDELLTLTLWRELLNMGVYVNVAIHPAVPRGKSLLRTSYTSEHTREHLDRVLDIFSSLKKKHNL; translated from the coding sequence ATGGGGATCTATCCTCTCTATCAACCGCTCGACCGCAATGACGGCCCCACTGCCGTCATTGAAGGAAAATCGGTCATCATGGCCGGTTCCAACAATTATCTCTGCCTGACCATTCATCCCGAGGTCCGGAAAGCCTCTGCCGATGCGGCGATGGAATTTGGAACAAGCTTTACCGGTTCACGCCTCTTAAACGGCACGCACCGGCTTCATGGCCTCCTCGAGGGCCAACTGGCCGACTTTTTCGACAAAGAAGACAGTCTCGTTTTTTCCACCGGCTATCAGGTCAACCTCGGCGTGATTTCGGCGCTGGTCGATGAAAATTCGATTCTCTTCATGGACAAAGGCGATCATGCGAGCATCTACGACGCGGCCCGTCTGGCCCGGGGCAAGGTTGTCCGTTTCGACCACAATGACGAAAAAGCGCTGGAAGAGGCCTTCAAACAGGCCGACCCCGCCTTGGGAGGCCAACCTGGCCTGGGGAAAATCGTCATTGTCGACGGCGTGTTCAGCATGGAAGGAAATCTCTGCCGTCTTCCCGAAATTCTTTCTGTCTGCAAAAAATACAAGGCCCGTTTGATTGTCGACGATGCCCATGGCGTCGGGACAGTCGGTCCGGGGGGGCGCGGCACCTCCCATTATTTCGGCCTCGAAAAAGAGGTCGATCTGATCATCGGCACTTTCAGCAAGACCCTTGCCTCCATCGGGGGATTTGTCGCCGGTGATGCCAAGATTATCCATTACATCAAACATTTCGGGCGTTCGATCATCTATTCCGCCTCCCTGCCGGCGCCCAACGTGGCGGCGGTTATTTGCGCGCTGAAGATCATGCGAAGAGAGCCTGAACGGGTCGAGCGGGTGATCGCCAACGGCCGTACCATGCGCGAGGGCTTAAAGTCGATCGGCTTGAATATCGGCATATCCGAAACGCCGATCGTTCCGATTATTATCGGCGATGAACTGTTGACCCTTACCTTGTGGAGAGAACTTTTGAATATGGGGGTTTACGTGAACGTGGCCATTCACCCGGCTGTCCCGCGCGGGAAATCACTGCTACGCACCAGCTACACCTCGGAACACACCCGCGAGCACCTGGATCGGGTCCTGGATATCTTTTCCTCACTGAAGAAAAAACATAACCTGTAG
- a CDS encoding N-acetyltransferase yields MIQVVAVSSKSLRKEFIEFPYRFYKHDPHWIPPLKIERKEMIDPKKNPFFQNAEACLFLAFKDGKPVGRISAQINRLHNERYAEKTGHFGFFDCVDDPLVSAALFEEASRWLKSRGMEKICGPMSFSINEEVGVLVDGFDSPPFPFMAHNPPYYDRLIGSSGFVKVKELLAWRYDSRCEVPEAARRIAEAVCGHPGLVIREMNLKRMEDEIRIVSDIFNSAWSKNWGFIPWTEAEIKKGAKDLKMILDPKIALIAEVNGIPAAISIAIPNYHEAIRDLNGRLFPFGIFKFLYRLKRRKIKSARVALLGIKKEFRAGVLGGLAVLLYVEMRRRSRELGYWNSELSWTLEDNEKINHGIGFMGAEVYKKYRVYEKEL; encoded by the coding sequence ATGATCCAAGTAGTTGCCGTTAGTTCCAAATCGCTCCGAAAAGAATTCATCGAATTTCCTTATCGGTTCTACAAGCATGATCCGCACTGGATTCCCCCGTTGAAAATCGAACGAAAGGAGATGATCGATCCGAAAAAGAACCCTTTTTTTCAAAACGCCGAGGCTTGTCTGTTTCTTGCCTTCAAAGACGGAAAACCGGTCGGCCGGATCTCGGCGCAAATCAACCGCCTGCATAACGAACGGTATGCCGAAAAGACGGGCCACTTCGGTTTTTTCGACTGCGTCGACGACCCCTTGGTCTCGGCGGCCCTTTTTGAGGAGGCTTCAAGATGGCTTAAGAGCCGCGGCATGGAAAAAATCTGCGGGCCGATGAGTTTTTCGATCAACGAAGAGGTCGGCGTGCTGGTTGACGGCTTCGATTCGCCGCCGTTTCCGTTCATGGCCCATAATCCCCCCTATTATGACAGGCTGATCGGCTCATCGGGGTTTGTCAAAGTGAAGGAACTCCTCGCCTGGAGATATGACTCCCGGTGCGAGGTGCCGGAGGCGGCCCGCCGGATTGCCGAAGCGGTTTGCGGGCACCCAGGGCTGGTCATTCGCGAGATGAATCTCAAAAGAATGGAAGACGAAATCCGGATTGTCAGCGATATTTTCAACTCGGCCTGGTCGAAGAACTGGGGATTTATCCCCTGGACCGAGGCCGAGATAAAAAAAGGGGCCAAAGACCTCAAGATGATTCTCGATCCGAAGATAGCCCTCATCGCCGAGGTAAACGGTATTCCGGCCGCCATCTCGATTGCCATTCCCAATTATCACGAGGCGATCCGTGATCTGAACGGCCGCCTGTTTCCCTTTGGAATTTTCAAGTTTCTCTATCGCCTGAAGCGGCGCAAAATCAAAAGCGCGAGGGTGGCCCTGCTCGGGATCAAAAAAGAATTCCGGGCCGGTGTTCTTGGGGGTCTGGCGGTTCTTTTGTACGTGGAAATGCGCCGCCGGAGCCGCGAGCTGGGTTATTGGAACAGCGAGCTCTCATGGACGCTTGAAGACAACGAAAAGATCAACCATGGAATCGGTTTCATGGGGGCGGAGGTGTACAAGAAATACAGGGTTTATGAAAAAGAACTTTAG
- a CDS encoding protein-L-isoaspartate(D-aspartate) O-methyltransferase, translating to MGPKHRDSSEFAVARRRMVEEQLMARGVRDPKVLEVMGRIPRHLFVEQALWDQAYGDYPVGIGEGQTISQPYIVALMTEALTLVGTEAVLEIGTGCGYQTAILAALSRQVYTIERIKGLAFNARKNLKELGYRNIILRVGDGTNGWPEAAPFDGILVAAGSPELPRPLFDQLKEGGRLVIPIGDEDEQYLARVTRRNGEPVVENLGGCRFVKLVGKFGWGKQREAGDRFRKRSLV from the coding sequence ATGGGACCAAAACATCGTGATTCCTCCGAGTTTGCCGTCGCGCGCCGACGGATGGTGGAGGAACAGTTGATGGCCCGCGGTGTCCGCGATCCCAAAGTGCTTGAGGTGATGGGGCGGATCCCCCGGCATCTCTTTGTCGAGCAGGCGCTATGGGATCAGGCCTATGGCGATTACCCTGTGGGCATCGGGGAGGGGCAGACGATTTCCCAGCCCTATATTGTCGCGCTGATGACCGAGGCGCTGACCCTTGTGGGAACCGAGGCTGTCCTGGAGATCGGCACCGGGTGCGGGTATCAGACGGCGATTCTTGCCGCGCTTTCGCGGCAGGTCTACACCATCGAGCGGATCAAGGGCCTTGCCTTCAATGCCCGGAAGAACTTGAAGGAACTCGGTTACCGCAACATCATCCTGCGGGTGGGGGACGGGACAAACGGCTGGCCCGAGGCGGCGCCGTTTGACGGCATTCTGGTGGCGGCCGGCTCGCCGGAACTCCCGCGGCCGCTCTTTGACCAGTTGAAAGAGGGGGGGCGACTGGTCATTCCCATCGGCGATGAAGACGAACAGTATCTGGCGCGCGTCACGCGCCGGAACGGCGAGCCGGTTGTCGAGAATCTGGGAGGATGCCGTTTTGTCAAACTGGTCGGCAAATTCGGGTGGGGGAAACAGAGAGAGGCGGGAGATCGGTTTAGGAAGAGATCTTTGGTTTAA
- a CDS encoding endonuclease/exonuclease/phosphatase family protein, with the protein MVTISEYLLTHRLRDYLDELAHFSSTRRLKKSLVYRGLKDEIERVAGGIEHGFYSPPGRPQKKPFYRIVAWNIERGLEFNGILQTLKHHPELSKGDIFLFSETDIGMARTQNLNVARELALVLGMNYFFAPSYLNLCKGNSVEDHIEGENALGLHGNAILSRYPMENLRIVPLKNCKDKMKGKEKRIGCQKSLVAEVDFPFKKVTVACVHLDAHSSQRQRGAQIKTVLDSLQGNPHPVLLGGDLNTSSYNARHAFFAFCGFWFKVFHGADRVIEDHYPYPHRFYDRHLFRRLREAGFGYEDFNEPGVGTLHYTVEDMRGNYLMQEVVPEWCRKVAENKLKKHGGKASFKLDWLAGRGLKPASPATGASPPKVIGGLKSAGKPVSDHDAIMVDVNIY; encoded by the coding sequence GTGGTGACCATTTCGGAATATCTTTTAACCCATCGACTGCGGGATTATCTTGACGAGTTGGCGCATTTTTCCTCCACCCGGCGCCTGAAAAAATCGCTCGTCTACCGTGGCTTGAAAGACGAGATCGAACGGGTCGCGGGCGGGATTGAGCACGGCTTTTACTCTCCCCCCGGAAGACCTCAAAAAAAGCCGTTCTACCGTATTGTGGCCTGGAATATCGAGCGGGGGCTTGAGTTCAACGGCATTCTTCAAACCTTGAAACATCATCCCGAACTTTCGAAGGGGGATATCTTTCTTTTTTCGGAGACCGACATCGGCATGGCAAGGACGCAAAACCTGAATGTCGCCCGTGAACTGGCTTTGGTGCTCGGCATGAACTATTTTTTCGCCCCTTCGTATCTCAACCTCTGCAAGGGAAACTCGGTGGAAGACCATATCGAGGGGGAAAACGCCCTGGGCTTGCACGGCAATGCGATTTTGAGCCGCTATCCGATGGAAAACTTGAGAATCGTTCCTCTGAAAAATTGCAAAGACAAAATGAAAGGGAAGGAAAAAAGGATCGGTTGCCAGAAAAGCCTCGTCGCCGAGGTTGATTTTCCGTTTAAAAAGGTGACGGTTGCCTGCGTCCATCTCGATGCGCACTCCTCGCAGAGGCAGAGGGGGGCCCAGATAAAAACCGTGCTCGATTCACTTCAGGGAAATCCGCATCCGGTTCTTTTGGGAGGGGACTTGAACACCAGTTCCTACAATGCCCGCCATGCCTTTTTTGCCTTTTGCGGATTCTGGTTCAAGGTGTTTCACGGCGCCGACCGGGTGATCGAGGATCATTATCCCTATCCTCACCGTTTTTATGACCGGCATCTTTTCCGACGTCTGCGGGAAGCGGGATTTGGTTACGAAGACTTCAATGAACCGGGAGTCGGGACACTCCATTACACGGTGGAGGACATGCGTGGCAATTATCTGATGCAAGAAGTGGTTCCGGAATGGTGTCGCAAGGTTGCGGAAAACAAGCTGAAAAAACATGGTGGGAAGGCCTCCTTCAAGCTTGATTGGTTGGCCGGCAGGGGATTAAAGCCGGCCTCTCCCGCAACAGGCGCCTCCCCGCCGAAGGTGATAGGGGGGCTTAAATCTGCCGGGAAACCGGTATCCGATCACGATGCGATTATGGTAGATGTTAATATTTATTGA
- the surE gene encoding 5'/3'-nucleotidase SurE, translating into MLILVSNDDGVDSSGIKALASALKTIKGGRVVVAAPTTERSAASHSLTLHRPLRVEKVGSDSYAVDGTPADAVMLGVHQILGKKPDLLVSGINQGANLGEDVHYSGTVSAAMEGAIMGIPSIAVSVIRNGKPLKYDVAALFAVKLAKKVQKESLPKGVVLNVNVPNLPKGRIRGYEFTILGKHNYGDVIVEKIDPRGRPYFWIGGNPDVFENIPNSDCNAYRQKKISVTPIQVDLTDYRFFSGIKQWKL; encoded by the coding sequence ATGCTTATCCTTGTCTCCAACGATGACGGCGTTGATTCTTCCGGCATCAAGGCCCTTGCCTCGGCGCTAAAGACCATAAAAGGGGGGAGGGTTGTTGTCGCGGCCCCCACTACCGAAAGAAGCGCCGCCTCCCATTCGCTGACGCTTCACCGTCCTTTAAGGGTCGAAAAAGTCGGCTCCGATTCTTATGCCGTCGACGGCACCCCGGCCGACGCCGTCATGCTGGGGGTTCACCAGATTCTCGGCAAAAAACCGGATCTGCTTGTCTCCGGCATTAATCAGGGGGCCAATCTGGGGGAGGATGTCCATTATTCCGGAACTGTTTCGGCGGCGATGGAGGGTGCGATCATGGGGATTCCATCCATTGCCGTCTCGGTGATTCGGAACGGGAAGCCGCTGAAGTACGATGTGGCGGCCCTTTTTGCGGTCAAACTGGCCAAAAAAGTGCAAAAAGAGAGTCTTCCCAAAGGAGTGGTGCTGAATGTCAATGTTCCCAATCTGCCGAAAGGGAGAATCCGGGGATATGAGTTCACCATTCTGGGAAAGCACAACTACGGCGATGTGATTGTGGAAAAAATCGATCCGCGGGGGCGCCCTTATTTCTGGATCGGGGGGAATCCCGACGTGTTTGAGAACATCCCGAATTCCGATTGCAATGCCTACCGGCAAAAGAAAATTTCGGTCACCCCCATTCAGGTCGATTTGACCGATTACCGGTTTTTCAGCGGGATCAAACAATGGAAATTGTAA